GACCGGCGGCCACGAGAAGAACAGTCAAAATGGAGAGACAGGTTTTCATCAGGTGCTCCTTCAAGCGCAGAAGCGCAGACGGAACGCCCCAGGTTACGCATGCAGTCAAATTTTGCATTCGCCGACGTGAGCCTCCCCGTCCCGCTCGACCGCAGTTTCACGTACCGGCTGCCGGAAACCCTCCGCCACCGCGTGCAGCCGGGCTGCCGCCTCCTGGTGCCCTTCGGAACGAGAAAAATGGCGGGCGTCGTTCTCCGCGTCCACAACGACCCGCCCCCCGTCGAGGCCAGGGAAGCCCTGCGCCTGCTCGACCCCGAGCCCGCTTTCGACAACGATCTGCTCGAACTCGGCCGCTGGGTCGCCCACTATTACTGCGCCCCGCTGGGCGAAGTCCTGCGCTCGATGGCGCCCATCTCGGCTGAAGTCCGCCACGCCCGCATCTGGGCGCTCACAGCCAAAGGCGTTGACATCACCCGCCAGCTCGGTCTCGACGGCGCGGAGACAGACCCCGCCACCGAAATCCTCCGCGCCCTGGAAGCCCGCCCGCTGGCTGAAGCCACTCTCGAACGCAAAGTTCCGGGCGCGAAAAAGCTGCTCGCAAACCTCGAAAGAAAGGGCCTCGTCGAGTCCGAACACTCCGCCGGCGTCCGCGATCCTCTGCGCGCTCCCGCCGCCCGGCTGCTCGCCGAGTTTCTCGCGAGGCCGGCGGAAGGCGCAAAACTGCCCCGCGCTGAGCGCGAGCTGCTCGCCTATCTGGAACTCCACCCCGGCCCGCACCGGCTCTCCGATCTCGAACAGGCCGTCAAAGGCGCATCCAAGGCCGGCCGCGCCCTCGCCCGCAAGCACTTCATCCGCCTCCGCTACGATCTGGCCGCCGGCGACGCCTCCTGGGCGCGCCCGCGCCACACGCTCACCGCACCGCAGCAGCAGGCGTTCGACTCGATCCGCGCCGCCCTCGCTGAAGGCCGCTACCAGGCTTTCCTCCTCCACGGTGTCACCGGCTCCGGCAAAACCGAGGTCTACCTCAACGCCATCGAGGCCGCCCTCGAACTCGGCCGCGGCGCCCTGCTGCTGGTTCCGGAAATCGCCCTCACGCCCGCCGTCGCCGGTCAGTTTCACGCGCGCTTCGGCGATCAGGTCTCCATCCTCCATTCCGCCTTCAACGACGCCGAGCGCGCCGAACAGTGGCGCCGCCTGCGCTCCGGCGCCGCGCGCGTCGGCGTGGGCACGCGCTCGGCCGTGTTCGCGCCCGTGCAGAACCTCGGCCTCGTCATCGTCGACGAGGAGCACGACCACAGTTACAAGCAGGAAGAGACCCCGCGCTACAACGGCCGCGACGTGGCCGTGCTGCGCGCGCAGCGCGCCGGCGCGGTGGCCGTGCTCGGCTCCGCCACGCCATCGCTCGAGAGCCGCTACAACGCCGAGCGCGGCAAGTACGCGCTGCTGGAGCTGCCCGCGCGCATCGCGGACCGCCCCCTGCCATCGGTGGAAATCGTCGACATGCGCGAGGAGTTTCTCGAAACGCGCCAGAGCGCGCTGTTTTCGCGCCGCCTGCTGGAATCCATCGCCGCCAAGCTCGAGGCCGGCGAGCAGACCATCCTTCTGATGAACCGCCGCGGCTTCTCGTCTTCCGTCTCCTGCCGCTCCTGCGGCGAGCGGCTCCAGTGCGTCCATTGCGCCATCGGGCTCACCTTCCACCGCCGCGACAACCGCCTGCTCTGCCATTACTGCAATTACGCCCAGCGCGTGCCCAAAGTCTGCCCCCAGTGCGGCAGCGAGTATCTTTACTTCCTCGGCTCCGGCAGCGAAAAAGTCGAAGACGAGCTGCGCCGCCATTTCCCTGAAGCCCGCATCGCCAGGCTCGACCGCGACACCGCCGCCGGAAAAAACCAGTACGAGCGCATCCTCGGCGGCTTCCGCGAAGGCGCTTTCGACATCCTCGTCGGCACGCAGATGATTGCCAAAGGGCACGACATCCCCAACGTGACCCTGGTGGGCGTCATCAACGCCGACATCGGCCTTGCGCTGCCCGATTTCCGCGCCGCCGAGCGCACCTTCCAGCTCCTCACGC
This DNA window, taken from Bryobacteraceae bacterium, encodes the following:
- the priA gene encoding primosomal protein N', producing the protein MQSNFAFADVSLPVPLDRSFTYRLPETLRHRVQPGCRLLVPFGTRKMAGVVLRVHNDPPPVEAREALRLLDPEPAFDNDLLELGRWVAHYYCAPLGEVLRSMAPISAEVRHARIWALTAKGVDITRQLGLDGAETDPATEILRALEARPLAEATLERKVPGAKKLLANLERKGLVESEHSAGVRDPLRAPAARLLAEFLARPAEGAKLPRAERELLAYLELHPGPHRLSDLEQAVKGASKAGRALARKHFIRLRYDLAAGDASWARPRHTLTAPQQQAFDSIRAALAEGRYQAFLLHGVTGSGKTEVYLNAIEAALELGRGALLLVPEIALTPAVAGQFHARFGDQVSILHSAFNDAERAEQWRRLRSGAARVGVGTRSAVFAPVQNLGLVIVDEEHDHSYKQEETPRYNGRDVAVLRAQRAGAVAVLGSATPSLESRYNAERGKYALLELPARIADRPLPSVEIVDMREEFLETRQSALFSRRLLESIAAKLEAGEQTILLMNRRGFSSSVSCRSCGERLQCVHCAIGLTFHRRDNRLLCHYCNYAQRVPKVCPQCGSEYLYFLGSGSEKVEDELRRHFPEARIARLDRDTAAGKNQYERILGGFREGAFDILVGTQMIAKGHDIPNVTLVGVINADIGLALPDFRAAERTFQLLTQVAGRAGRHHLPGLVIIQTNSPDHYAIRCAAAQDYARFYEKELEFRRLMRYPPFCAMANVLVRAATQEAAMRLSAEAAQQLGPGGDGIKILGPAEAPVPRLKSEYRYQILIKALSRPRLNEMLHALRRYAAEQKWPATALVVDVDPVTLL